In Candidatus Bathyarchaeota archaeon, one DNA window encodes the following:
- a CDS encoding electron transfer flavoprotein subunit alpha/FixB family protein: MLAEHRKGCLREITYELLAKGMMVAKSRGLELSVILLGSGCSELAGELAYHADKVIVVNHPNLAEFNAEAYRKVLVSFIANRIPRLTLIGHTSCGLDLAPALAIELGIPLATDCIDLRLDGRSLIVTRQVYGGKLNIEGVLKEADNYVATIRPVTFKPGEPRTRPGEIISLEYPKDIKLGTRFIGFVEPPPGEVDITDAEVIVSVGRGIKEEKNISIAKKLAEALKGELGCSRPVVDKGWLPKERQVGSSGKTVKPKLYIASGISGSFQHMMGMKNSELIVAVNRDPKAPIFSIADYGVVDDLFMVLPALTKKISNLKGSE, translated from the coding sequence ATATTAGCAGAACACAGGAAGGGGTGCCTCAGGGAAATCACCTATGAGCTTCTCGCTAAAGGCATGATGGTCGCCAAATCACGAGGGCTAGAGCTGTCAGTCATACTTCTTGGATCTGGATGCTCAGAGCTCGCAGGTGAACTCGCTTATCACGCGGACAAAGTCATCGTCGTGAACCACCCGAACCTTGCTGAGTTTAACGCCGAGGCGTACAGGAAGGTTCTCGTTAGTTTTATCGCCAATAGGATACCTCGCCTCACCCTTATCGGCCACACCTCCTGCGGCCTAGATCTCGCCCCAGCCCTTGCGATAGAGTTGGGTATCCCTCTTGCTACAGACTGTATTGATCTGAGGCTGGATGGGAGGAGTCTCATCGTCACCCGCCAGGTCTACGGGGGAAAACTGAACATTGAAGGGGTTCTTAAGGAAGCGGATAATTATGTCGCCACCATTCGCCCTGTGACCTTCAAACCAGGGGAGCCCCGGACTCGGCCGGGGGAGATAATTTCTCTGGAATATCCCAAGGATATCAAGCTTGGGACCCGCTTCATAGGCTTCGTGGAACCTCCTCCGGGGGAGGTGGACATCACAGATGCAGAGGTCATTGTTTCTGTTGGAAGGGGCATCAAAGAGGAGAAGAACATCTCTATAGCCAAGAAGCTCGCCGAGGCATTGAAGGGGGAGCTGGGGTGCTCAAGACCAGTAGTGGACAAGGGATGGCTTCCTAAGGAGCGGCAAGTAGGATCCTCTGGAAAGACAGTGAAACCTAAGCTCTACATCGCCTCAGGGATAAGCGGAAGCTTTCAACACATGATGGGAATGAAGAACTCAGAGCTCATCGTCGCAGTTAACAGGGACCCAAAGGCACCCATTTTC